The genomic region ATACCGTTTACATTAACTTGGTTATGAGTTCATCATTAACTAATCATATTTCTACGAATAGTCCTTACAATATAAAAAATAATACCAATAAAGGCTAAGAATGGAATGATAGCACCTGGTTGTGATATGAAGAGAAATAGATACATTAAGCCAATTCCATATAAGATTAACCTTCCAATTCGTTTAAAGGTTAAGTAAATGTTCATTGATCCGAAACTATCTTTTCCTTTTACTTTATCTTTAATTAGTAATGCACGTAAAGCATAGATAAGAAGAGCGCCTCCATAAACTATAAAAACAGTTATTGCCATTGTCCTCCGTCCCTTTCAAGGTTAAAAAATCATTAAACTATTGTTTAATGTATTAAAATTTGGTAAATTTATAGTACATTAGTTATATTTAACCATATAATAAAAATATTGTTTAGGGCAAACTTATTGAAAAATAAGGACGCAAAGCCATGGGTCTAAGGTTGCATACGTAACTACGACTGCCAGGTTGCACATTTCTTTAAAGAGGTAGTCCCTAACATTTTTATGTTGGGGACTTTTATTATGGATTTAAACAGTTAAAAAAGTGAGCTTAAATATTAAGGAGTGAAAATATATGTCACAGAAAACAAAAACAGACAGTAACCAAAGTACTAATGTTAATGATGTATTTGATGAAACTGAAGAGAACCTATATATTGAATTCCAAAAAATCGTTGAACATTTAAGTCAAGAAATTACCAGAAATGTTATGGCATCAATTGTATCAACACCGTTAGACGAAATATATAAGAAGTATGAAACATATATTCCCAAGCTTGAAAATTCAACTGAGAAGATTAAAATTGTATCTGATCAAATGTTAGAAACAAAACAAGATTTATATCAAAACATCTCAAAGCTTATCTTAGAAGTGAGTAATAGAACAATAGAAGACACTGTATTCACAAAATTAGAATCAATTAAAAATGAATATGAAAAGCAACTCCCTCTGATGGACAAAAATTCTAATGAATTACAAAAATTAATTAAAAAAATACAAGATACAAAAGTCGAATTATTTAATAACACTAAATCCATAATAGGGGAAGTTAGTAATAAGGTGATAGAGGAAGAAGTTTTAAAAAAATTTGATGAATTATATAAACAGTATGAAGTTCAATTACCAAAAGTCATAGAAACTAATGACCATATTGATAAATTGATAATCGAATTAAATGAAGCTAGAAAAAAAATATACTCGAATGTGAATGATCTCTATGATTCGTTATCCGATAAAATTGTAGATACTGTTAATGAAAAACTTAATGTGATTTATCAAAAATACAGCAAAAAAGTAGAAGAGCTTGATCAAAAACATGAGAGCTTACAAGAAGTAAATAGAGAGTTAAATAACACAAAAGTTGAGTTGAGAAGAAACGTCAATAATTATAAGTCGGAAATAGGTGCAATGAAAAAAGATATTGAATTGCTCCAAAATAACACAAATAAATTAAGAGAAAGCTTAGAGGAAAAATTAGATTTTCAAAATAAGATAATAATAGGGTTAGGCATAGTTGTGATCATTTCACTAGTTATCTAAGATAAATTGAAAGGAATTAATAATGGTTAAGCATAAAAATCAAATGAACACCTCTAACAAACATATAAAAAATTTAATATCTATAAAAAATAGACAGTTACTAAAGTATAGAATGAGGAATCATTTTCATGCCTTACAGGAAGAAATAAATAATACAATTAAGAAAATAAATTCGCAAGTCAACCATGAAAGTGCGAAACTAGTACACCCTATGCTGCAAGATTTAACAGCTCTTAGTTTTAAAATAAAAGAACTAACAGAAGGATTAGATAAGAAATTCGAATTATTTATCGTTGGTATGGGTAATTATGGAAAATCCACTTTAATCAATGCATTACTTGAACAGAATGTAGCTGATATGGATGTAAGACCAAAAACTTGGAAAGTTGACGTGTACGATGCCACTCTAAATGATGGGAATTGTTTAATTGTCTATGAAAATGGAGAAACAGATTACAAGTCTATTGAGGAGACCAAGCATTTTATAGATGAGGAAGAGCAAAAAACAAAACTGAGTAGAAGGACAGTTAAAGCCGAGTTAAAAAAAGTCTTGCCTGAATTAAAGACAAAAGAAGCGATTAAAGAAACGGAAGAATATCTTAAAAAAGAGTTTTTATACCAATCAAATGTAGTTGAAGTAAGATGGCCAATAAAGACTAACTATTTATCCCAAAAGTTTATGGTTGTTGATACTCCGGGTCTTGTTCAAGAAAACCTTTCTGGAGAGACAATTGTAAGTGTACAAAAATACTACCATAAAGCAGACGGAGTTATCTGGATACTTGATGCAACTAAGTTGGCTGCAAAGAAGTCCAAAGATATGATTGATGAACTAGAAAAATCATTAAAAAAAATCGGTGGAAAGACGGATAATATAATTACAGTTTTAAACCGAATTGATTTAGTAAGAAGAAACGGTGGAAAAGAAGCAGAAAACAAGGTTTTAACTGAAGCAAATAATGTATTTGGGAAACATTTTAAAAACTTTATATGTATATCCGCGAAGCAGGCTTTGGATAGTATTACTAATAATGATGGACAACAGAAAAAAGAGAGTGGTATCGAAAAACTAATTCAAGCTATAAATGCAAATTTCTATGAAAATGCACAAAAAATCCAACTTCAAAGTAGAGAAGTAGGGATTAAACAAATTTTACATAACGCGACAGATAATTCTTTTCCATTAAAGTTATATTTAAATAGATTGAGAGATGAACAACAAAAATATAATGATAGAAAAGAGTCTATTCTTTCCAAATATAATACAGTTAGGAAAAGTTATAAAAACAACCTGAAAGATATAATAGATACTTTTCTTCAAAATACTGAAATTCGTATAAATAATCATGCTCAAGTATTATTTGAGTTGGAGACTGACCATGAAAGAGAAAATTATATAAAAAATTACCTCTTCTGTCTTGAAGAATTACAACCCGAATTAGAAAATTTTCATAAATATTGGATCAACGAAATTGAAAGCTTGATGAAACAATTAGTTTATGAAGTAGTCTTTACAGAATATCAATATATTGATACAGACTCACTAAATAAAATGTTTGAAGATATTGATAAAGTTTCTCAAAGCAACCTGTCGTACAAACTTAATTCAACAACTTTAGAAACTGATGATCTGAGTTTTGTGTCGGGTGCAGGCTTTGCTGCAATTGGTGGGTTAATCTTTGGACCAATTGGTTTATTACTTGCAGGTCTTACAAGTGCTCTAGGGATTAATAAAGGAATAGCAAAATTGTTTAAAAGCGGTGGATTAAAAAGGGACTTAAATAAAGCAATAAATACACATGTAAAGGATGTGAAAAATTCAATCCTAGAGGATCTAGATTTAAAAAAAGAAAAAGCTAAAGACAACGTATTAAAAGATCTTAACAATTCTTTTATCAACCTACATGGTTCTTTTGAATCAAGTATTGAAATAGAAAAGTCCTTGAGTAATTTATATGAAGCTTTTGAGAAGCCACTTGTTTATCCGGACATAAAAACGATATTAGTTAATGACAAGCAAAAAATAGGCAAATTGAGGTGTAAAAATGGATAAAGTTCAAAATATAATAAAAGCTAAAGAGTCAATGGATCAATCTCCTTTAAGATATAAAATAAAAAATAACTTAAAAGCGCCTTTTGAAATAGATGAAAATTTTCTAAGGGATGAAGCTGATAAAATGAATAAGTTAATAGAAAACATGGATTCATCATTAAGGGTTGTTATAATGGGAGAAGTTAAGGCTGGAAAATCAACACTTTTAAACGCATTTTCTGGAAGTAATGTTTCTCCAACAGATATTGCAGAGGCAACAGGTACAATTATAGAAATTAAATATAGTCCTAAAGAATACGGAAAAATTACTATGGATAATAATATAATTGAGGATAATCCAGATGTAATCTATTCCGAATTACAAAATAATAATAATAACCAAAAGTTTTTTGAGAATTGTATTAGTGTTGAGTTTGGCTTCCCGTTCACAAACTTAAAAAATTTCACATTGGTTGATACACCGGGCTTAGAAACTATCACTGAAGAAAATTCAAACCGAACAAAAGATTATATAGCTAATACAGATGTTGTACTATGGGTTTTTAATGGACATCATCTTGGTCAGGCAGATATTGAAGAAGCATTAATTGAAGTAAATCGTTTTGGTAAACCAATTATAGCAGTCATAAACAGAATAGATGAGATGGACGAGGATCCAGAAATTCTAAAAGAATATTTAGATGAAGAAATTGGGATGTTTGTTGAAGAAATCATACCTCTCTCTGCTTATAAAGCTAACAAGGCAGTACAATCAAATGATACTAATTCATTAAAAGATTCAGGATTTACTCATTTGATGGAATACATTAATAGTAATATAAGTTCAAATTCAGATGAAATAAAAAATGATGTAATTATAAAATCAGCTAAAGCCTTATTAAATAGAGACCTACTTATCCATGAAGAGTATATAAAAACACTTGGCTTTATTCAAGAGCAAGTGGAAAGGATAGATAAAAAGATAAATATGTATAGTGATAGAATTCATAAGCATATACTATACCAGTTCGAAACATGGTATAAAAATGAATTTCTCTCAGTTGAAAGAGAAGATCTTAAAAACAAAATTAAACAATCTGGAATCTTTAATTTAAAGAATGATAAAAAGGAAGTAGATTATCAGCTGCAGTCTATATTTTCAGAAGAATATATATCCGAGAAACTAAATAAAAAAATAAATAATTTAGATGAACTTTATATTGATGAGTGGAAAGAAGCTGTTGAGAAGGTGAAAAATGAGGTTCAGATAGAACTAAATGAATTTAAAAATGAAGCTGAGAAACAATTAGAATTGAAACTTAATAATAACTCTGGATTAAAGGATGGAGAGTCGGACTTATTAAGTGGTGCTTCAAAAGGGGCATGGTTAGGCGGAGCGACTGGGGCTGCCTCAGCATTTTATGCAGCAGCATTAGGTCCAGCAGCCACTACTGTTACAGCAGGTATGGCAGTAACTGCTTTTTTACCTCCCATGTTGTTAATTGGTGTAACAATTGGAGCAGTTTCTTCCGCTTTAAAATTCAAATCAGAAAAAAGCTTAGCTGAGAAAAATATTGATGATATTTTTATAAGTGCCAAAGAAGAACACAAAAATGAACTCTTTAATTCAATAAGTGAAAAATATATAAAGCAAAATGAACAAATTAAAGAAAATATTAATTCCTTAATTATTAAATCATTTTTGAACGAAGTAGAATCTGAAGAAGTAATATCTTTAAAAATTCAATTAGAAAAATATCTTTTTGAGACTAAAAAAACCATCGAAGAGTTTAACTTAATTGAGGCTTAACATCAAAAAATTAAAAAAAGTTAAGAATAAACCTCCTGGTTTTTGGAGGTTTA from Salirhabdus salicampi harbors:
- a CDS encoding dynamin family protein, yielding MDKVQNIIKAKESMDQSPLRYKIKNNLKAPFEIDENFLRDEADKMNKLIENMDSSLRVVIMGEVKAGKSTLLNAFSGSNVSPTDIAEATGTIIEIKYSPKEYGKITMDNNIIEDNPDVIYSELQNNNNNQKFFENCISVEFGFPFTNLKNFTLVDTPGLETITEENSNRTKDYIANTDVVLWVFNGHHLGQADIEEALIEVNRFGKPIIAVINRIDEMDEDPEILKEYLDEEIGMFVEEIIPLSAYKANKAVQSNDTNSLKDSGFTHLMEYINSNISSNSDEIKNDVIIKSAKALLNRDLLIHEEYIKTLGFIQEQVERIDKKINMYSDRIHKHILYQFETWYKNEFLSVEREDLKNKIKQSGIFNLKNDKKEVDYQLQSIFSEEYISEKLNKKINNLDELYIDEWKEAVEKVKNEVQIELNEFKNEAEKQLELKLNNNSGLKDGESDLLSGASKGAWLGGATGAASAFYAAALGPAATTVTAGMAVTAFLPPMLLIGVTIGAVSSALKFKSEKSLAEKNIDDIFISAKEEHKNELFNSISEKYIKQNEQIKENINSLIIKSFLNEVESEEVISLKIQLEKYLFETKKTIEEFNLIEA
- a CDS encoding GTPase; translated protein: MVKHKNQMNTSNKHIKNLISIKNRQLLKYRMRNHFHALQEEINNTIKKINSQVNHESAKLVHPMLQDLTALSFKIKELTEGLDKKFELFIVGMGNYGKSTLINALLEQNVADMDVRPKTWKVDVYDATLNDGNCLIVYENGETDYKSIEETKHFIDEEEQKTKLSRRTVKAELKKVLPELKTKEAIKETEEYLKKEFLYQSNVVEVRWPIKTNYLSQKFMVVDTPGLVQENLSGETIVSVQKYYHKADGVIWILDATKLAAKKSKDMIDELEKSLKKIGGKTDNIITVLNRIDLVRRNGGKEAENKVLTEANNVFGKHFKNFICISAKQALDSITNNDGQQKKESGIEKLIQAINANFYENAQKIQLQSREVGIKQILHNATDNSFPLKLYLNRLRDEQQKYNDRKESILSKYNTVRKSYKNNLKDIIDTFLQNTEIRINNHAQVLFELETDHERENYIKNYLFCLEELQPELENFHKYWINEIESLMKQLVYEVVFTEYQYIDTDSLNKMFEDIDKVSQSNLSYKLNSTTLETDDLSFVSGAGFAAIGGLIFGPIGLLLAGLTSALGINKGIAKLFKSGGLKRDLNKAINTHVKDVKNSILEDLDLKKEKAKDNVLKDLNNSFINLHGSFESSIEIEKSLSNLYEAFEKPLVYPDIKTILVNDKQKIGKLRCKNG